In Brevibacillus brevis NBRC 100599, a single genomic region encodes these proteins:
- the blaBBI gene encoding BBI family class A beta-lactamase codes for MKVYTSRLFGFTAKTIFLTLLTLAGCSSAETPVAKTETPASAMDIKFAALEKQFGARLGVYAIDTETDLAVAYREDERFAFASTYKALAAGAVLHQKPLEELDKVITYTKDDLVTYSPITEKHVATGMTLREVADAAVRYSDNTAGNLLFKELGGPKGFESALRQIGDGVTKSERYETELNEAKPEDTRDTSTPKALATSLRAYTVGNALSSDKQKILIEWLQGNTTGAKLIRAGVPKDWKVGDKTGAASYGTRNDIGIIWPPNKKPIVIAVLSSRDKQDATYDDALIAEATKIVVDALTAAKP; via the coding sequence ATGAAAGTTTACACATCGAGACTGTTTGGATTCACAGCGAAAACAATATTTCTCACGCTTCTCACGCTTGCTGGTTGCTCTTCTGCTGAAACGCCTGTCGCAAAAACGGAAACGCCCGCATCTGCAATGGATATAAAGTTCGCTGCACTGGAAAAACAGTTTGGTGCGAGGCTCGGCGTATATGCGATCGACACCGAAACAGATTTGGCAGTTGCTTATCGCGAAGATGAACGATTCGCTTTTGCTTCTACGTACAAGGCTTTAGCCGCAGGTGCAGTCTTGCATCAGAAACCATTGGAAGAGCTCGACAAAGTCATCACCTACACCAAGGACGACCTCGTTACTTATTCACCGATCACAGAAAAACACGTAGCGACCGGGATGACTCTTCGCGAGGTTGCAGACGCCGCAGTTCGCTATAGCGACAACACAGCCGGAAATCTGTTGTTCAAAGAATTGGGTGGCCCGAAAGGCTTTGAATCAGCTCTGAGACAGATTGGTGATGGTGTTACGAAATCCGAGCGCTATGAGACGGAATTGAATGAGGCTAAGCCAGAAGATACCCGCGATACAAGCACACCGAAAGCACTTGCAACGAGCCTCCGAGCCTATACGGTAGGGAATGCGCTGTCGTCTGACAAGCAGAAGATTCTTATCGAGTGGCTGCAAGGCAACACGACGGGAGCCAAGCTGATTCGAGCGGGTGTCCCCAAAGACTGGAAGGTCGGAGATAAGACGGGAGCGGCGAGCTACGGAACGCGAAACGATATAGGGATCATATGGCCACCGAATAAAAAGCCGATTGTCATTGCCGTGCTGTCTAGCAGAGATAAGCAGGACGCTACTTATGATGATGCGCTCATTGCTGAAGCTACCAAGATTGTTGTTGACGCACTGACGGCTGCAAAACCGTAA